The following are encoded in a window of Variovorax paradoxus genomic DNA:
- a CDS encoding IclR family transcriptional regulator domain-containing protein, with amino-acid sequence MATTPGEGTGALEKALDVLDAIGSAPEGLGQSELAEQLDLPRTTVYRLLATLVARGLVRRDPLRKVYCLGFRCFEMARQAYAMPDLVAAAAFELRALRDLTGETSYLAALDGREVISLERCDGAHSQRSAAVLGQRKPVHCTSQGKAILSAMPDGARDAIVRDVVLKPLTPLTITDRRRLQAELRITRARGYAIDDEEIVLGVRCVGAPVVDAAGQVRGAISVAGPAYRLTRARLELLGPEVAEAARRVGAQLQPAGNDPAPSTEAALTALPGHWAFHGAHPLWSADGRSFWWADALAPSVHLHANGQDHEVATIEAPVVALLRHEHDVIAVHERGAQRISANGQSLPFEPWLAGQVLAACNGEDSMVWAALALPEAGSAIGRLRDDGTLDVQWRMGETVQALGWHAQEQTLYATAPGSGTILRLQPGQGAMRRLATVPKGSGRVSGLAFDAQGGIWTALFDGWSVARFTADGQLDRVIGLPVPCATDLAFAPAADGEKGERLVITTARHSVPLDTLTSAPLSGRLFALDV; translated from the coding sequence ATGGCCACCACTCCCGGCGAGGGCACCGGTGCCCTCGAAAAGGCACTCGACGTGCTCGACGCCATCGGTTCCGCGCCCGAAGGGCTGGGCCAGAGCGAGCTGGCCGAGCAGCTCGACCTGCCGCGCACCACCGTCTATCGCCTGCTTGCCACGCTGGTCGCGCGCGGGCTGGTGCGGCGCGATCCGCTGCGCAAGGTCTACTGCCTGGGTTTCCGCTGCTTCGAAATGGCGCGCCAGGCCTATGCCATGCCCGACCTGGTGGCGGCCGCCGCGTTCGAACTGCGCGCGCTGCGCGACCTCACAGGCGAGACAAGCTACCTGGCCGCGCTCGATGGACGGGAGGTCATTTCACTGGAGCGCTGCGATGGCGCCCACAGCCAGCGCTCGGCTGCCGTGCTCGGCCAGCGCAAGCCGGTGCATTGCACCAGTCAGGGCAAGGCGATCCTCTCGGCCATGCCCGACGGGGCACGTGACGCCATCGTGCGTGATGTGGTGCTGAAGCCGCTCACGCCGCTCACCATCACCGACCGGCGCCGCCTGCAGGCCGAGCTGCGCATCACCCGGGCGCGCGGCTACGCCATCGACGACGAGGAAATCGTGCTCGGCGTGCGCTGCGTGGGCGCGCCAGTGGTCGATGCCGCGGGGCAGGTGCGGGGGGCAATCAGTGTCGCGGGACCGGCCTATCGGCTCACGCGGGCCCGGCTCGAATTGCTCGGCCCCGAAGTGGCCGAGGCCGCGCGCCGTGTCGGTGCGCAGTTGCAGCCGGCCGGCAACGACCCGGCACCGAGCACCGAAGCAGCGTTGACGGCACTGCCGGGCCACTGGGCGTTTCATGGCGCGCACCCGCTCTGGTCGGCCGATGGCCGAAGCTTCTGGTGGGCCGATGCGCTCGCGCCCTCTGTACACCTGCATGCAAACGGGCAGGACCACGAGGTGGCGACGATCGAGGCGCCCGTGGTCGCGTTGCTGCGCCATGAACACGACGTGATCGCGGTGCACGAGCGCGGCGCGCAGCGCATCTCGGCCAACGGGCAGTCGTTGCCTTTCGAGCCATGGCTTGCGGGGCAGGTGCTCGCGGCCTGCAACGGCGAGGACAGCATGGTCTGGGCTGCGTTGGCCCTGCCCGAGGCCGGCTCCGCCATCGGCCGCCTGCGCGACGACGGCACGCTCGACGTGCAGTGGCGCATGGGCGAGACAGTGCAGGCCCTCGGCTGGCACGCGCAGGAGCAGACCCTATACGCCACGGCGCCGGGCTCTGGGACGATCCTTCGGCTTCAGCCGGGGCAGGGCGCCATGCGCCGCCTGGCGACTGTGCCCAAGGGATCGGGACGCGTAAGCGGGTTGGCGTTCGACGCGCAGGGCGGAATCTGGACCGCGCTGTTCGACGGCTGGAGCGTGGCGCGTTTCACCGCCGACGGGCAACTCGACCGGGTAATCGGCCTGCCGGTTCCGTGCGCGACCGACCTGGCGTTTGCACCGGCTGCCGACGGCGAAAAGGGCGAGAGGCTGGTGATCACGACCGCGCGACATAGCGTGCCGCTCGACACGCTGACAAGCGCCCCGCTATCCGGGAGGTTGTTCGCTCTCGATGTATGA
- a CDS encoding fumarylacetoacetate hydrolase family protein, with protein sequence MKICRFDDNRLGLVEGDVVRDVSAALDVLPTYRYPLPSVDPLIAHLPQVMERIRSVAASAESLPLAGRRFLSPVANPGKVIAAPVNYRKHLEEARADASIHFDSQVAEIQRIGLFLKANSSVVGTSHGVEIEHPERRNDHEAELVLVIGKRGRNISRERAYEHIAAYCGGLDMTVRGPEERSMRKSIDTYTVLSPWIVTADELRNPQELDFWLTVNDEPRQRANTRDLVFDIPTLIELASSYYTLEPGDLFFTGTPDGVGRVVSGDLIRAEFEGIGRMEVSVRNAL encoded by the coding sequence ATGAAAATCTGCCGTTTTGACGATAACCGCCTTGGTCTTGTCGAGGGCGATGTCGTCCGCGATGTGAGCGCAGCGCTGGACGTCTTGCCAACGTACAGGTATCCCCTGCCCAGCGTTGATCCATTGATCGCCCATCTGCCGCAAGTGATGGAGCGAATCCGTAGCGTCGCTGCATCCGCTGAGTCCTTGCCGCTGGCTGGTCGCCGCTTCCTTTCTCCGGTTGCCAATCCTGGAAAGGTCATCGCAGCACCTGTGAACTATCGCAAGCATCTGGAGGAAGCGCGTGCTGATGCCTCAATCCACTTCGACAGCCAGGTCGCAGAGATTCAGAGGATTGGCCTCTTCCTGAAGGCGAACAGCTCCGTCGTCGGTACCAGTCACGGAGTCGAGATCGAGCATCCGGAACGCCGCAACGACCATGAGGCCGAACTGGTGCTTGTCATTGGCAAGCGCGGCCGAAACATTTCTCGCGAGCGTGCCTACGAACACATCGCGGCGTATTGCGGTGGGCTCGATATGACCGTGCGAGGGCCGGAGGAGCGCAGCATGCGCAAGTCGATCGACACGTACACAGTGTTGAGCCCCTGGATCGTGACCGCAGATGAATTGCGCAATCCACAGGAACTCGATTTCTGGCTCACGGTGAACGACGAGCCCCGTCAGCGGGCGAACACCCGAGATCTCGTGTTCGACATCCCGACGCTCATCGAGTTGGCATCTTCTTACTACACGCTCGAACCGGGAGACCTGTTCTTCACTGGCACGCCCGATGGTGTCGGCCGGGTGGTGAGCGGCGACCTGATCCGCGCCGAGTTCGAGGGCATCGGGCGTATGGAAGTCTCCGTGCGGAACGCGCTGTGA
- the gtdA gene encoding gentisate 1,2-dioxygenase, translating to MNTPNASLAKVGGEGQQLQRRAFYDRIGEAHCTPLWEVLHGLVTKEPNTPCLPNLWQWQQLWPWLQESGRLISAKEAERRVLVLENPGLRGRTRITHSLYAGLQLILPGELAPAHRHSQSALRFMMHGSGAYTTVDGEQVTMSEGDFIITPSWAFHEHGNTTDEPMVWLDGLDLPIVEVLDAQFREDGATEQVAQQHAGTNLARFGNTMKPIGYKSRTKTSPLFWYPYARTREALEVLRNSEDPHPSWGHKLQYTNPVTGDWAIPTIGTCMQLLPGGFVGASYGSTDSTVYAVVEGTGRCVIDGRELAFGPKDVFVCPSWMRYRLEADSDTVLFSFSDRPVQEALDLWRERF from the coding sequence GTGAATACACCGAACGCTTCTCTCGCCAAGGTGGGCGGCGAAGGGCAACAACTGCAGCGCCGCGCGTTCTACGACCGCATTGGGGAAGCCCACTGCACGCCACTCTGGGAAGTGCTGCATGGCTTGGTCACCAAGGAACCCAATACGCCATGCCTGCCCAACCTTTGGCAATGGCAGCAACTCTGGCCTTGGTTGCAGGAGAGCGGTCGACTGATCTCGGCCAAGGAGGCCGAGCGCCGCGTCCTGGTGCTGGAGAATCCGGGGCTGCGCGGACGAACGCGTATCACGCACAGCCTCTATGCCGGCCTGCAGTTGATCTTGCCGGGTGAACTCGCCCCTGCGCATCGCCATTCGCAATCGGCGCTGCGCTTCATGATGCACGGCTCCGGCGCCTATACGACAGTCGATGGCGAGCAAGTCACGATGAGCGAAGGCGACTTCATCATCACTCCGTCGTGGGCCTTTCACGAACACGGCAACACCACCGATGAGCCGATGGTGTGGCTTGATGGCCTGGATCTTCCGATCGTCGAGGTGCTCGACGCCCAGTTTCGGGAAGACGGGGCCACCGAGCAGGTTGCGCAACAGCACGCCGGCACCAACCTCGCGCGGTTCGGAAACACGATGAAGCCGATCGGATACAAGAGCCGAACGAAGACATCACCGTTGTTTTGGTATCCCTATGCACGCACGCGCGAGGCATTGGAGGTGCTGCGCAACAGCGAAGATCCGCACCCGAGCTGGGGCCACAAACTTCAGTACACGAATCCCGTCACGGGCGATTGGGCGATTCCGACCATCGGTACGTGCATGCAGTTGCTGCCGGGCGGTTTCGTTGGCGCCAGCTATGGCTCCACCGATTCCACCGTCTATGCCGTCGTGGAGGGCACTGGCCGGTGCGTCATCGACGGACGGGAACTGGCCTTCGGACCCAAGGATGTGTTCGTGTGTCCCTCCTGGATGCGCTACCGCTTGGAAGCAGACTCGGACACTGTCCTCTTCAGCTTTTCCGATCGCCCGGTGCAAGAAGCACTCGACCTCTGGCGAGAGCGGTTCTGA
- a CDS encoding LysR family transcriptional regulator: MKGTFDLNLLAVIAALDETRSVTRAAQKLKMSQPGLSSALVRLRQQFGDPLFVRAAGGMQPTARGLELADEARAMLHRIHEKVLKAPFFVAAEAKTEFRFAMQDVGEMVFLPTLVEAFRSLAPHATFQAASYSPRELEVAMEAGQVDLALGYLPDLRSSAFLKQRLMLHGFSCILRAGHPVASHLTKAAFSELEHVVVESPTRSQELVDNYLDRRNIVRKVRLRSTHFLTLPIIVASTDMIATVPTPVGRVFAGTDRVVVVAPPYQIPKFPIQQHWHRRYDQDPRNRWLREQVALLFGRG; this comes from the coding sequence ATGAAGGGCACTTTTGACCTGAATTTGCTGGCCGTTATTGCCGCGCTGGACGAGACGCGCAGTGTTACGCGCGCCGCTCAAAAATTGAAGATGAGCCAGCCGGGGCTGAGTTCGGCCCTCGTTCGTTTGCGCCAGCAATTTGGCGACCCACTGTTCGTTCGAGCCGCAGGGGGAATGCAGCCCACAGCCCGTGGATTGGAACTTGCGGATGAAGCCCGTGCGATGCTGCACCGTATCCACGAGAAGGTCTTGAAAGCCCCTTTCTTTGTTGCAGCCGAGGCAAAGACGGAGTTTCGCTTTGCGATGCAAGACGTAGGTGAAATGGTTTTCCTCCCGACGCTGGTGGAGGCCTTTCGAAGCCTTGCTCCGCATGCAACTTTCCAAGCCGCGTCTTATTCGCCACGAGAACTCGAAGTGGCGATGGAGGCGGGCCAGGTCGACTTGGCGCTGGGCTACCTTCCAGACCTCAGGAGCAGCGCGTTCTTGAAGCAGCGATTGATGCTGCATGGTTTTTCCTGCATCCTGCGAGCGGGGCATCCTGTGGCAAGCCATCTCACCAAGGCCGCCTTCTCCGAACTCGAGCACGTGGTCGTGGAGTCTCCGACTCGCAGCCAGGAACTGGTGGACAACTATCTGGACCGCAGGAACATCGTGCGCAAGGTCCGCCTTCGCAGCACGCACTTTCTCACGCTGCCGATCATCGTCGCTTCGACGGACATGATTGCGACAGTTCCCACGCCTGTGGGCCGCGTGTTCGCGGGCACTGACCGCGTCGTGGTCGTAGCCCCCCCTTACCAGATCCCCAAGTTCCCAATACAGCAACACTGGCACCGCCGCTACGACCAAGATCCACGAAACAGGTGGCTGCGCGAACAGGTCGCCTTGCTCTTCGGTCGCGGGTAG
- a CDS encoding MarR family winged helix-turn-helix transcriptional regulator, which produces MAFAIKRAQVRCDESLARFVDPGISPARFAALLTIGANAGISQVALGGLLNIAGPSVVKVVDDLERRGLVRRAATSDRRVYALHLSESGQIDLKRYQAAFAACEKNIAERLTSKERQQLLELLAKVAPDEA; this is translated from the coding sequence ATGGCCTTTGCGATCAAGCGCGCGCAAGTCCGTTGTGACGAGTCGCTCGCCCGCTTCGTCGACCCGGGAATTTCCCCGGCGCGCTTTGCCGCACTCCTGACCATCGGGGCCAACGCTGGCATCAGCCAGGTTGCGCTCGGCGGTCTGCTGAACATTGCCGGACCGAGCGTCGTCAAGGTGGTGGACGACCTCGAGCGAAGAGGTCTTGTGCGGCGAGCCGCAACGTCGGACCGCCGCGTATATGCCCTTCATCTGAGCGAATCCGGCCAGATCGATCTCAAGCGCTACCAAGCTGCATTCGCCGCATGTGAAAAAAACATCGCGGAGCGCCTCACCTCGAAGGAACGCCAGCAGTTGCTGGAGCTGTTGGCCAAAGTGGCTCCCGACGAGGCGTAG
- a CDS encoding acyl-CoA thioesterase: MYSYTYIRRLHWSECDPGGIIFFPNYARWMVEGLNEMFLRLGIDPNAVKDASTRGGLPVLGLSMKFLSAPALHESVTHRILVEKVGGKSIAFLHQFLRGDELLMEAQETRVWAEHLLGPGGGLRTLPVPDDVRALLERTH, translated from the coding sequence ATGTATAGCTACACATATATCCGACGACTTCATTGGAGCGAGTGCGATCCGGGCGGAATCATCTTCTTTCCGAACTACGCACGCTGGATGGTGGAGGGGCTCAACGAGATGTTCCTGAGGCTCGGCATCGACCCCAACGCAGTCAAGGACGCTAGCACCCGTGGCGGACTGCCGGTCCTCGGGCTGTCCATGAAATTTCTCAGTGCGCCCGCGCTTCACGAGTCCGTCACGCATCGAATCCTGGTCGAGAAGGTGGGTGGTAAATCCATCGCCTTCCTTCATCAGTTTCTCCGGGGCGACGAGCTCTTGATGGAGGCGCAGGAGACCCGCGTCTGGGCCGAACACCTGCTTGGCCCCGGAGGCGGCCTCCGCACCCTCCCTGTGCCTGACGACGTCCGGGCGCTGCTCGAACGTACCCACTAA
- a CDS encoding 3-keto-5-aminohexanoate cleavage protein, which produces MRNNKIIITVAPTGGMAKKSQNPHLPTQPDEIAESVYRSYNAGASVVALHARRPDDEATCSPEIYGRINSLIREKCNIVINNSTGGGIDGDMVIERPDGLCESNFEERLKGLDAGAEMATFDCFTVAALQGKREMLVPTTPSQCDRMAARFIERGIKPEWEVFSPAHILQEVTRLIPVCDKPPYFINIVLNADRGFQGAMPYTPEILQMMVKLLPKDSIFNVSAIGTAQLPATTHAILLGGHVRVGLEDNLYYSKGKLATNEMLVERQVRIVRELGFEPATPEEARQMMGLA; this is translated from the coding sequence ATGCGTAACAACAAGATCATCATCACGGTCGCGCCCACCGGTGGCATGGCCAAGAAGTCCCAAAACCCCCATCTGCCCACGCAGCCTGACGAGATTGCCGAATCCGTCTACCGCAGCTACAACGCCGGCGCGTCGGTGGTCGCGCTCCATGCGCGGCGCCCGGACGATGAGGCGACCTGCAGCCCGGAAATCTATGGACGGATCAACAGTCTCATCCGGGAAAAATGCAACATCGTCATCAACAACTCTACCGGCGGCGGCATCGATGGCGACATGGTCATCGAGCGTCCCGACGGTCTTTGTGAATCGAACTTCGAGGAGCGGCTCAAGGGTCTCGATGCGGGTGCGGAGATGGCGACCTTCGATTGCTTCACCGTTGCCGCCCTGCAAGGCAAGCGGGAGATGCTGGTCCCCACGACGCCCAGCCAATGCGATCGCATGGCTGCGCGCTTCATCGAGCGGGGCATCAAGCCCGAGTGGGAGGTCTTCAGTCCTGCGCACATCCTCCAGGAAGTGACTCGCCTTATTCCCGTGTGTGACAAGCCTCCGTACTTCATCAATATCGTGTTGAACGCGGACCGGGGTTTCCAGGGCGCCATGCCGTACACGCCGGAGATCCTGCAGATGATGGTCAAGCTCCTGCCGAAGGACTCGATCTTCAATGTGTCGGCGATCGGAACGGCGCAGCTACCGGCCACGACCCACGCCATTCTGCTGGGCGGGCACGTGCGTGTGGGCCTGGAAGACAACCTGTACTACAGCAAAGGAAAACTGGCCACCAACGAGATGCTGGTGGAGCGCCAGGTCCGGATCGTGCGGGAGCTTGGCTTCGAACCGGCGACGCCCGAAGAAGCGCGGCAGATGATGGGTCTGGCTTGA
- a CDS encoding 3-hydroxyacyl-CoA dehydrogenase NAD-binding domain-containing protein — translation MAPDLLPLEAIRVVGLAGAGSVGTAWAALLLAHGYEVLFYDPDAQAGTRLKDGVREAWPALRAIYSGLDPLPPLERVGVAATLEDLARGSDLVQENAGESLETKRSVLSTIDAALPANKLILSSSGGVPPSRLQEFCARPERLLLGHPFHPAYLVPLVEVVGGERTREDAVDLAMRFYTALGKHPIRLKKEMVGHLTNRLQFAVLREAIHCLSEGVASADDIDASMRWGLGLRWAMVGPLMTFNLAGGPGGIEQLIDRFRSDVEQWWGALGAPMLTDQVCEKLFAGVRELRHGISNDEWARWRDSALVELLRFRSALPYPADAIQPRQEN, via the coding sequence GTGGCGCCGGATCTTCTTCCTTTGGAGGCCATCCGGGTCGTCGGCCTGGCCGGGGCCGGCTCGGTCGGAACTGCGTGGGCGGCGCTCTTGCTGGCACATGGCTACGAGGTCCTCTTCTATGACCCGGATGCGCAGGCTGGCACGCGATTGAAAGATGGAGTCCGGGAGGCCTGGCCGGCGCTGCGGGCGATCTATTCGGGATTGGATCCGCTGCCGCCGCTGGAGCGCGTTGGCGTCGCCGCCACCCTCGAGGACCTCGCACGTGGCAGTGACCTTGTGCAGGAAAACGCAGGCGAGTCGTTGGAAACCAAGCGCAGCGTGTTGAGCACCATCGACGCCGCCCTACCCGCCAACAAGCTGATCCTCTCCAGTAGTGGCGGAGTGCCTCCGAGCCGGCTGCAGGAGTTTTGCGCGCGCCCCGAGCGGCTGCTGCTAGGGCATCCGTTTCATCCGGCCTACCTGGTTCCGCTGGTGGAAGTGGTGGGAGGCGAACGCACGCGCGAGGACGCCGTCGACTTGGCGATGCGCTTCTACACCGCCTTGGGCAAGCACCCGATTCGTTTGAAGAAGGAAATGGTCGGTCATCTGACCAACCGGCTGCAGTTTGCAGTCTTGCGAGAGGCCATTCATTGCCTCAGCGAGGGCGTGGCTTCTGCGGACGACATCGACGCTTCCATGCGCTGGGGTTTGGGGCTGCGCTGGGCCATGGTGGGGCCGCTCATGACCTTCAATCTCGCGGGAGGTCCGGGTGGCATCGAGCAGCTCATTGACCGCTTTCGCAGCGATGTGGAGCAGTGGTGGGGTGCGTTGGGGGCTCCCATGCTCACCGACCAGGTCTGCGAAAAGCTCTTCGCCGGCGTACGCGAGCTTCGCCACGGGATATCCAACGACGAATGGGCGCGTTGGCGCGACTCGGCGCTCGTCGAACTCCTGCGATTCCGGTCGGCGCTGCCGTACCCGGCGGATGCAATTCAACCAAGACAGGAGAACTGA
- a CDS encoding acyl-CoA dehydrogenase family protein → MDTGYGYHAELIQRHIELVPGYAAVREALTSDIDVGSDTLREVLGAAATFAEERLVPMNIAGDRQGCRLEEGRVRMPDAYKPVWAELAGNGWNSVDQPTRFGGQGLPAFVNAGCRELFDRACMAVGMLTGPTRAGTLVLLEFADETLQQEWIPKFVSGQWSATICISEADAGSDVGRIRTRAVRGEDGAWMVTGEKMWTSFGDNDLVERIGHLMLARTPDAPAGSAGLSLFLVPSNVRDGVGNWVSNGVTPRRIEEKLGLHGSPTCAMGFENSRAYLLGEVNRGLPQMFVMIQSMRLMVAIEGVGISFGAEQTALRYAADRRQGGASSRPPVTINSHADIQRQLLSMAARVEVLRALVYELAVRIDAERTGVATTAAHANVTQWLLPIVKASCAEAAFDVPNAAIQVLGGAGYTQEWPCEQWLRDARMMSIAEGSTGIQALDLVHRRLLKDGGRTLSHFIETVYREVSSADRSLAEPAVNVIERLKNAGATLLSWAGQPRDIEAGAVAFLHLSMLACTAWMAVRIAHGESNDAIGRRLAAAGRFWLHDLDARAAFHEAEILRGAERLGEFQNI, encoded by the coding sequence GTGGACACCGGATACGGCTATCACGCCGAACTCATCCAGCGACACATCGAACTGGTGCCTGGCTATGCAGCAGTCCGCGAAGCGTTGACGTCTGACATCGATGTGGGATCCGACACGCTGCGTGAAGTGCTCGGCGCCGCCGCCACGTTCGCCGAAGAACGGCTTGTGCCGATGAACATCGCGGGCGACCGGCAAGGCTGCCGCCTCGAGGAGGGAAGGGTGCGGATGCCTGATGCCTACAAGCCGGTGTGGGCGGAGCTTGCCGGCAACGGGTGGAACAGTGTCGATCAGCCAACGCGTTTTGGCGGCCAGGGCTTGCCTGCCTTTGTGAATGCAGGTTGCCGCGAACTGTTCGACCGTGCGTGCATGGCAGTCGGCATGCTGACGGGGCCAACGCGCGCCGGGACGTTGGTGCTGCTGGAATTCGCTGACGAAACTCTGCAGCAGGAATGGATCCCCAAGTTCGTCTCTGGCCAGTGGTCCGCGACGATCTGCATTTCCGAGGCGGATGCAGGCTCGGACGTCGGACGTATCCGTACTCGCGCGGTGCGCGGTGAGGATGGGGCCTGGATGGTGACAGGCGAGAAGATGTGGACCTCCTTTGGCGACAACGATCTCGTCGAACGAATCGGCCATCTGATGCTGGCGCGCACCCCCGATGCCCCGGCCGGCTCTGCGGGGCTGAGTCTCTTCCTCGTGCCGAGCAATGTGCGTGACGGTGTCGGGAACTGGGTTTCCAACGGCGTCACACCACGCCGCATCGAGGAGAAGCTGGGGCTTCACGGCTCGCCGACCTGCGCAATGGGTTTCGAGAATTCACGCGCGTACTTGCTGGGCGAGGTGAATCGAGGATTGCCTCAGATGTTCGTGATGATCCAGAGCATGCGCTTGATGGTGGCCATCGAAGGCGTGGGCATCTCCTTCGGTGCGGAGCAGACCGCGCTTCGCTACGCCGCGGATCGGCGCCAGGGCGGTGCGTCGTCTCGCCCGCCGGTGACCATCAACTCGCACGCGGATATCCAGCGGCAGCTCCTGTCCATGGCGGCACGCGTGGAGGTGCTGCGCGCATTGGTCTACGAGCTTGCAGTGCGGATCGACGCGGAAAGGACGGGCGTTGCGACAACCGCCGCCCACGCGAACGTGACCCAGTGGCTACTGCCGATCGTCAAGGCCAGTTGCGCCGAAGCCGCCTTCGACGTGCCCAACGCAGCGATTCAGGTCCTGGGCGGTGCCGGCTACACGCAGGAGTGGCCCTGCGAGCAGTGGCTGAGGGACGCACGCATGATGTCGATCGCCGAGGGGTCCACCGGCATCCAGGCGCTCGACCTGGTGCATCGCCGTCTACTCAAGGACGGTGGTCGGACGCTGAGTCATTTCATCGAGACGGTGTACCGCGAAGTGAGTAGCGCCGACCGATCGCTGGCCGAACCAGCGGTCAATGTGATCGAGCGCCTGAAAAACGCGGGGGCGACGCTGCTGTCGTGGGCCGGGCAGCCGCGCGATATCGAAGCTGGCGCAGTTGCGTTTCTCCATTTGTCCATGTTGGCCTGTACAGCGTGGATGGCCGTTCGTATCGCCCATGGAGAGAGCAACGATGCGATCGGAAGGCGCCTGGCCGCAGCCGGCCGGTTCTGGCTCCACGATCTTGATGCTCGAGCCGCCTTCCACGAAGCCGAGATCCTGCGCGGTGCAGAGCGCCTTGGCGAATTCCAAAACATTTAG
- a CDS encoding crotonase/enoyl-CoA hydratase family protein, producing MSERDNHISYEVRDGVALIGIDRAAKRNAMNQGMFEALGRAAARAQNEARVGIIHSHGPNFSAGLDLAEHLERDPLASMHESRAQHAILNVIEQGRIPFIAALSGATIGAGLEIAASAHLRVGDETTFFALPEGKRGIFVGGGGSVRISRLIGVARMMEMMLTARTLAAAEGAACNLLQFTTPPGGALEKALELAAGIAKNSAVSNFAIINGLPRLRDASHDDGLFFESVLAAITLASPDAQAGLREFLEKRAARLAPSN from the coding sequence ATGTCTGAACGTGACAACCACATTTCCTACGAAGTACGCGATGGCGTTGCCTTGATCGGCATCGATCGCGCAGCCAAGCGCAACGCCATGAATCAAGGCATGTTCGAGGCGCTTGGCCGGGCGGCAGCGCGTGCGCAGAACGAAGCGCGCGTCGGCATCATCCATAGCCACGGCCCCAACTTCTCCGCCGGGCTGGATCTGGCCGAGCATCTGGAGCGTGACCCGCTCGCGTCCATGCACGAATCGCGTGCCCAGCATGCGATCCTCAACGTGATCGAACAGGGACGGATCCCGTTCATCGCCGCCCTGAGTGGCGCCACCATCGGGGCCGGCCTGGAGATTGCCGCATCGGCACACCTGCGCGTCGGCGACGAGACGACCTTCTTTGCACTGCCCGAAGGCAAGCGTGGCATTTTCGTCGGGGGAGGCGGATCGGTGCGGATCTCTCGGCTGATCGGCGTGGCACGCATGATGGAGATGATGCTGACGGCTCGGACGCTGGCAGCTGCAGAAGGTGCTGCTTGCAACTTGCTGCAGTTCACGACCCCACCGGGCGGCGCGCTCGAGAAGGCGCTCGAGCTTGCGGCCGGAATCGCGAAGAACTCTGCCGTCTCCAACTTCGCGATCATCAACGGGCTCCCGCGTCTTCGGGATGCTTCGCACGACGACGGGCTGTTCTTCGAGTCCGTGCTCGCAGCCATCACCCTGGCCAGCCCCGATGCTCAGGCGGGCCTTCGCGAGTTCCTCGAAAAGCGCGCGGCCCGACTCGCGCCGTCCAACTGA